CGGGCATCGACAACACGGTGGTCAGCGTTCTGAAAAAGCCTCCCCTGTCGGCGTCCGCTGCCCCAGCAGCCGTGAGCGCGGCCTTGCCTCGAGCTGCCATCAGGAGGAGTTCGGGCACTACAAAGAGGCCAATGAGGGCCACGACCAGCTCGATGCCCCCCTGAAGCACGGGCAGGCCGAAGTTGAAACGCGTTTCACCGCCGATTGGCGACACGCCGATGGTGCCTAAGAGCATGCCGAGGGCGCCACCGAGCAGCCCTTTCAGCAAGGACCCGCTGGACAGGCTGGCGATCAGCGTAAGCCCCAGCATCGCCACCCAGAAGTACTCGGTGGGCCCGAAACGGAGAGCGAAGCGAGCGAGAGGTGGCGCCAACAAGAGGAGCACCGCCACCCCGAAGAGGCCGCCGATGACTGAGGCGATGGTCGCTGCGCCGATAGCCTCGAAGGCCCGCCCGCTCTTTGCCATGGGGTAGCCGTCAAAGGCGGTGGCAATCGAGGAAGGCGTGCCCGGCGTGTTGACCAAGATAGCGGAAAACGAGCCGCCGTAAATACTCCCCATATAGACTGCGCCGAGAGCCGCAAGTCCGGGCAAGGGCGCCATGGTGAAGGTAAAGGGCAAGAGCAAAGCCAGCGCCATGGTTGCCGTCAGGCCGGGCATGGCTCCGACGAAGAGCCCGACCGTCACGCCGCCAAGGATAATCAGCAGCATGTGAGGCTGGATAAGCTGAATAAAAGCGGCTTGAAGTAGCTCCACTTCCTTACTGCTCGCCGGCCTCTTGCAGGATGTCTTCGTAATCCTCCCTTATCTGCTCGATCAGTGCCACGGCCTCGTCTCCCCTGAGGTCCGTCATCACGTAGCCCTGCAGTTCCTGTTGTTCGCCGATGATCTCGTTGACCCTACCAAAGGCGTCCGCCAGCGCCTCGATGATCTCCGGCGGGGTGCCTGTGGGCGCCGCGACGCCCCGGTAGGCGCCGCCGACGATGTCGTAGCCGAGTTCGCGGAAGGTGGGCGCGTCGGGCAGGGCGGGGACGCGCTCCTCGGCGGCGACGGCCAGAATGCGCACCTCATCGCCAAGCTCGACCCCCGCCGTGCTGTTGGTCATAAGCACGGAGACGTGGCCGCCCAAAATGGCGGGCTTGAGCGCGCCGGTACCCGAAAAAGGAATGTAGGTCAAGTCAATCTCCGCCTCGCGTTCAAGGCGGAGGGTTTGAAAATGGTTATGGGTGAAGGTGCCGGTGCCCGCAACGGTCACCACCTGGGGATTGTTCCGCGCAAAGTCGATCAAGTCGTCCAGGGTCTCAAAGGGGCTGTCCTGACGCACGATGAGGGCGCTCGGCGTGAAGTGGAACCAGCTGATAAGCTCGAAGCCGTCCGTCTCGTAGCCGGCGTCGCCGCGGAGCGATGGTTGTGCGATGATGTGGGGAGTATTCACTCCGATAATCTGGTAGCCGTCCGCTTGGGCGCTGCGCTGGAACTCGCCCCAGCCCACTGCGCCGCCGCCGCCGGGCCGGTGCGTCACGGTGATGCCGACGCCGAGCATGTCCTCTAGATGAGGCTGCTGCAACCGCGCAGTGATGTCGGATTCGCCTCCGGGGTCGAAGGGAATGACGTAGGTAAGGGCCCTCTCCGGATACTGGGCAAGTGCAAAACCCAAGACAGCTAGAACGACCAGAAAAACCTTAAACAGCCTCATCACGTTCACCCTCTTTCTTTATGTTGTGCGGCTATCATCCTATCACGCTCGGCAAGCCGCGTTTTTAAAGCGATCACCCAAGGCTGGTTCTTGGTGATGGCCGTAAGTATAAGTAGACGTGCGGCAGACCTTGGGCACAGCCGGAACACGCTTCGGCAGATCGCATCTGAGCAGGAGAGTGCTAAAGAAGCTCATCCGTCAACCGTGATGTCACCGTGTACGACAGTGTATCCGAGGCAGGCACCTCTTTGGTAAGCGGGGCAGCCTTGATCTTCCGGAGGCTCAGTCATAGAAATGTCCCAGACGCGCCAACGACCATTCGATTTCATCCAAGCCCTTGCTGGAGATGCGAAAGCGCCGGTCGGCCGTTACGCAGTTGATGAAGCCTTTACGGGCCAGATAGGCACAAATGGCCCGGCTCGTCTTGTTTTTGAAGCCCAACTTTTTTCCCAAGGCGATGGCGTCGAGATCGCCAAAATTGCTCGTACGGCTGAGTTCATATCCCATCTTCAGAAATTTGAACGCTTGGCTTGGTTCTACGGTGAGATGGTCAAGACCCCTCATGAGTCACCTCCCAGGTCCGTGGCCCTGTAAATGGGTAGATGTACGCTCGCAGGCGTGGCAAAAAGGAAGGAGCATGAGGGACGCTCGAGCTCGCTGCGCTCAGCGCGCGCGTCCGCGGCTAGGCCGGCGTGAACACCTTGTGCCGGCGCGGCGTGACGAAGATCTGCTGGCCCTCCGCGAGGTTTAGGGACCGGTAGTGATCTTTGCTCATCTCCGCTTCGATGGTGCTGTCGTCGTCAGCGTGCCTGAGCTCGAGCCTGACCGTCGGCCCGATGGGAACGATGTGGTCGATCACGGCCCTTACCGCCTCGGGGTGGGCGCTGTGGCGGCTCACCTCGAGGTCGTGCGGCCGCACGTAGGAGACCTCACCCGGGACGCCACTATGAACGCCGCGCGAGAGGCGGTTGACGTCGCCCAAGAACTCGTAGACGAAGGGGCTGGCGGGGTGGTCGTAGACCTCCTCGGGCGTGCCGAGCTGTTCGATGCGTCCGCGGTTCATGACCACCACCCGGTCGGCCACCTCGAGGGCCTCCTCCTGGTCGTGGGTGACGAAGACGCTGGTGATGTGCATGTCGTTGTGGAGCCGGCGCAGCCAGCGCCTGAGCTCCTTGCGCACCTTGGCGTCCAAGGCGCCAAAGGGCTCGTCTAGGAGCAGCACCTTGGGCTCGGTGACGAGGGCGCGAGCGAGCGCGACGCGCTGGCGCTGGCCGCCCGAAAGCTGGCTGGGGTGACGCCGCGCCAGCCAGTCGATCTGCACGAGCTCCAAGATCTCCCGGACCTTGCGCTCTAACTCGACCGGCGAGGGCCGGGTGCGCCGGGGCTTGACGCGCAGGCCGAAGGCCACGTTCTCGAAGACGTTCATGTGGCGAAAGAGCGCGTAGTGCTGGAAGACAAAGCCGACCTGCCTGTCCTGAACGCTGCGCGAAGTGGCCTCTTCGCCGTGAAAATGAACCGTGCCCGTGTCCGCGCCCTCGAGCCCGGCGATGATTCGTAGGAGCGTGGTCTTGCCGGAGCCCGACGGTCCTAGGAGCGCCAAGAGCTCGCCCGTTTCGACCTCCAAGCTGAGGTCGTCTAAGGCCGCAAAGTGGCCAAAGCGTTTGTTGATGCCCTTCACTTCGATGCTCATGGTGCTTCCTTTCTCGCTTCGAGGGTGGCGGCGGCCAGCTCCCGCTCGGCGCGCCATTCGACGATGCTCTTGGCGATGAGGGTCAAGACGGCCAAGGAGGCCAGGAGCGAGGCCACCGCGAAGGCGGCGACGAAGTTGTACTCGTTGTAGAGGATCTCGACGTGGAGCGGCATGGTGTTGGTCAGGCCGCGGATGTGGCCCGATACCACCGAGACCGCGCCAAACTCGCCCATCGCCCGGGCGTTGCAGAGGATGACGCCGTAGAGGAGGCCCCAGCGGATGTTGGGCAAGGTCACCCGCCAGAAGGTCTGAAGGCCGCTGGCGCCTAAGATGAGCGCCGCCTCTTCCTCGTCGTTGCCCTGCTCCTGCATGAGGGGGATCAGCTCGCGCGCCACGAAGGGAAAGGTGACGAACATGGTGGCTAGGACGATGCCCGGCACCGCGAAGATGATCTTGATGTCGTGCTCTTGGAGCCACGGGCTCAGGAGACCCTGCGCGCCAAAGAGCAAGACGAAGACCAGCCCGGCGATGACCGGCGACACCGCGAAGGGCAAGTCGATGAGGGTGATCAGCACGCTCTTGCCGGCAAAGTCGAACTTGGCGATCGCCCAGGCCGCGGCGACGCCGAAGACGAGGTTTAAGGGCACGGCGATGGCGGCGGTCAGCAGCGTCAGGCGGATGGCGGAGAGCGTGTAGGGGTCGGTAAAGGAGCTCAGGTAGAGGGCCAGACCTCGAGACAGTGCCTGAGCGAAGACCGTGACGAGCGGCAAGAAGAGAAAGAGGCCGAGAAAGGCGAGCGCCAGGCCGATGAGCCCCCAGCGGACGAGGGGGGACTCGCCGGTCGCGGCGGGCGTAAGGGCGGGGCGCGGGTCGCTGATGGTTTGAATCACCGGGTCTCCTAGTGCGGCGCGTGCTTGCGCCCGCTCCAGCTCTGCAGGAGGTTGATGATGAGGAGCAGCGCAAACGAAATGACCAGCATGACCACGGCGATGGCGGTGGCGCCGGCGTAGTCGTACTGCTCGAGCTTGGTGATGATCAAAAGCGGCACGATCTCGGTGCGCATGGGCATGTTGCCGGAGATGAAGACCACCGAGCCGTACTCGCCCAGCGCCCGCGCGAAGGCCAGCGCGAAGCCCGTCAGCAGCGAGGGCAGCAGCGTCGGCAGGAGGATGCGGCTAAACGTCTGCAACCGGCTGGCGCCCAGGCTGGCGGCGGCCTCCTCGATCTCCTTCTCGAGGTCTTGCAAGACGGGCTGGACGGTGCGCACCACAAACGGCAGGCCGATGAAGGTGAGCGCGATGATGATGCCGAGGGGGGTGAAGGCGATCCTCAGGCCGTAGGGCTCGAGCAGGCCGCCGATCAGGCCGTTGCGCGCGTAGATGGCGGTCAGCGCGATGCCCGCCACCGCCGTAGGCAGGGCGAAGGGCAGGTCGACGAGCGCGTCGACGACCCGCTTGCCGGGAAAGGTGTAGCGCACCAAGACCCAGGCGACCAGGAGGCCGAAGACGGCGTTCAGGCTGGCGGCGACAAAGGAGGCGCCAAACGAGAGGCGAAAGGAGGCGAGCACGCGCGGGTCGCTCATGATCGCCCAGAAGGCCGCCGGGCTCAGGCTGCTGCTCCGCAAGGCGAGCGCGGCGAGCGGGATCAGGACCAGGACGCCCAGGTAGAAGAGGCTGAAGCCGAGCGTCAGCCCGAAGCCGGGTAGGACGCTGCGTTTTTTAAGAACTGAAGTCATAGCTTCTCCCGTGGGTAAGGGTAGAGATGAAAAGCGTTTGTAAGGTTGTAAGGTTACAAACCTTCTTTACCTGCCGGGCGTGTAGATCTGGTCGAAGGAGCCGCCGTCGGCGAAGTGCGCTTCTTGCGCCGCGCGCCAGCCACCGAAGACCTCATCGACGGTAAAGAGGTTGACTTCAGGAAACTGCTCGGCGTAACGCACTACTACCGCCTCCAAGGTAGGGCGGTAGTAGTGCCTGGCAGCAATCTCCTGGCCCTCCTCCGTGTAGAGGTACTCCAAGTAAGCTTCCGCTACCTCGCGGCTGCCGCGCCGGTCGACGTTCTGGTCGACCACCGCAACGGGCGGTTCGGCGAGGATGCTCACGGACGGCACGACGATATCGAAGTCGTCGGGACCCAGGACGTTGACGGCGAGCAGCAGTTCGTTTTCCCAGTTGATCAAGACGTCGCCGATGCCGCGCTCGATAAAGGTGGTGGTGGCGCCGCGCGCGCCCGAGTCGAGCACGGGCACGTTGCGGTAGAGCCCCGCCACGAAGTCGCGGGCCACCGCCTCGTCGCCGCCCGAGCTCTCCAGGGCGTAGCCCCAGGCCGCCAGGTAGTTCCAGCGGGCGACGCCAGACGTCTTCGGGTTGGGAGTGATGACCTCGACGTCGTCACGCAGGAGGTCGTCCCAGTCCTGGATGTTCTTGGGGTTGCCCTCCCGTACCAAAAAGGCCAGGGTGGAGGTGTAAGGCGAGGCGTTGCCGGGCAGGCGCGTCTGCCAGTCCGGCGCGATGAGCCCACGGTCGCTGATGGCGTCGATATCGTAAGCTAGGGCGAGCGTGACCACATCGGCCTCGAGCCCGTCGATCACCGCCCTGGCCTGTGAGCCCGAGCCGCCGTGCGACTGGTTGACGGTGACGCTCTGGCCCGTCTCGGCCAGCCAGTACGCGGCGAAGGCGGTGTTGAACTCCTGGTAAAGCTCGCGGGTCGGGTCGTAGGAGACGTTGAGCAGGGTGACGCTCTGAGCGGAAGCGAGGGCCGAAAAGCCGAAGGTCAACAGGCAGACGATGAAACGGGCAGCGGTAGTGCGCATAGCAGGGGTCCTTTCGGAGGAGCAGGTGGAGGTATAGAGCGGTCTTCGAGTGAGAGGCTAGCGGTCACTGAGGCCAGGCAAAGAGATTGAAAGGGATTAGGCGTGATTTTGGGCCTGCCTAACAAAAACACTGTAGTTCAAACTACGGTTTAGGCTCTTATTCCTCTTCCCCTTTCCTGTCGAGGCGCATCTTTTCCTTGCGCTCGATCTGCACGACGCGACCGTCATGGACGGTGATCTCGAGCGAACCGTAGCGCAGGCTTTTGATGGCGGCGAGAATTCTCCTGACGGTTTCGCTGGCCGCCGCGACGGCTTCATCCCGTTCCTGGCTCATGGAACCTGGTCGCCGCGGGCGGCTCGACGTGCGGCTTGGCGCACACAAAGAAAAAACCATGGACGTGTCTCAAGGAATCAACCTCCCTCATGAGAACCTCCAGTGGTCTGGTCAGTTCTGGTTGTGGTGTCTGCTTGTGGTGTTTGGCTATGCCTCCAGCGATCTGGTCGGCACCGAAAAAATCGTTCTTGTCCTAGCTGGCTACGTTGCCGATAGGGGCGCCTCCTTCGTCACCGGGCCGAAAGCGCTCCTTGCGCTCGATCTGCACGACGCGGGCGTCGTGCACGGTGATCTCCACCGAGCCGAAGCGGATGCCTTTTAGGGCGGCCAGGATCGCCTCCTCGAGCCCTTCTCGGGGCTGGGGTTCAGATGAGCGCGGGCTAGGTTTCATCATCAGCATCCTCTCTATGGGGCTCGTCTAGCGCAAGGCTTACAGCGCCAGCGCTCAAGCGATGACTTCCAGGGGCGATGACTTCCAGGGGCAAAGGGGCTGCGTCGCCGCGCCGCATCAGGTCGGCGAGGCTGGTGTTGTCGAGGATCTCGGTGGTGGCGTCGCGAACGTCTTTCATCACCAGGCGAATCCGGCAGCTCGCTTCGTCCAGGCACTCCTCGCAGGGCTGGTAGGCGCTCTGGCTGACGCAGGGCAAAGGGGCCAGCGGCCCGCCGAGCACGCGCATGACGTGGCCCAGGCTGATGGCCTCGGGCTTGCGGCCGAGCGCGTAGCCGCCGCCCTTGCCCTTCTTGCTGCGCAGGATGCCCTGGTTCTTGAGCTCGAGCAAGATGAGCTCCAGGAACTTCCGGGGAATCCGCTCGCGCCGGGCGAGCTCGGCGATGAGCACCGGGCCGCGGTCGTACTCCTGGGCGAGGGAGGTGAGCGCCTTGAGCGCGTACTTGGTCTTTTTGGTCAGCATAACGACTACCCTATATTCTCCATTGAGTTAGTAGTCTAATAGGCTTTGGGAGAGTTGTCAAGAGGAGGGGCAAGGGGCCAGAAAACTCGTCTCGCAGCGAAAGCTCAGGGCTGCAACCTGCTGCCGTCGCGCGGAAAGGCCCGCGCGAAGCGCACGTTGCCGATGCCCAGCAGCAAGGCCGTCAGCCGCTCCGCGCCGATGGCGAAGCCGCCGTGAGGGGGCATGCCGTACTTGAAGACCTCGAGGTAGCCGGAAAAGGCTTCCTTGTCCAGGCCACGCCGCTCGAGCTCCCCTACCAGCATGGCGTAGTCGTGAATCCGCTGGCCGCCGCTGGTGATCTCGACGCCGCGGAAGATCAGGTCCAGGCCGCGGCTGAGGCCGTCCCCAGTGGGGTAGGTGTAGAAGGGCCGGGCGGCCTGCGGGTAGCGGGTCACGAAGACGAAGTCGCTGCCATGCTCCTCAAGTGCCCAGCGGCCGATCAGTCGCTCGGCCTCGGGATCCAGGTCCTTGCCGCCCGTGTTGTGGCCGTAGCGCTCGGCGACGAGCTCGCGCGCTTCCAGCAGGGGGATGCGGGGAAAGCTCACCTCGAGGTTGGGCAGCGCCCTACCCATCAGCCCCAGCTCAGCCCGGCAACTCTCGCCGACGTCGGCCATCATACGTTTTAGGAGCGCCTCCTCGAGATCCATCACCTCGTCTTCGGAGTCGATAAAGCCCATCTCCACGTCGAGGCTCAAGTACTCCGAGAGGTGGCGGCTGGTGTGGGAGAGCTCGGCGCGGTAGACGGGCGCCACCTCGTAAACCCGCTCATAGACGCCCACCATGATCTGCTTGTAGAGCTGCGGCGACTGCGCCAGGTAGGCGCGCTTGCCGTAGTAGTCCACCTCGAAGAGGTTGGCGCCGCCCTCGGCGCCCGCCGCGACGAGCTTGGGGGTGAAGATCTCGGTGAAGTCCGCCGCGTTCAGATAGCGGCGAAAGGCGCGCACCAGCTCGGCCTGGACCTTCAAAGTCGCGCGCGCCTTGAGGCCGCGCAGGGAGACGTGGCGGTACTCCAACAGCGTCTCGGGGTTGGCGTGCCAGTCCTCCTTGGAGATCTCGATGGGCGCGGGCTCCAGGGCGGGGGAGAGGACGGTGAGCGCGCTGGCCTGAAGCTCGAGCCCGCCCGGCGCTTTGGCCGCCTCGACCACCTTGCCCTCGACCCTGACGCAGCTCTCGCCTATCGGAATGGCCGTCTTGTGAAAGACGCACTGCACCACGCCGCTGCGGTCGCGAAGCAAGAGAAACTGCACCCCGCCCAGGTCGCGGCGGCTGTGCACCCAGCCCCGCAGGCTCACCTCCCGCCCGACGTACTCACCGAGATTGGCGACTAAGACTCGAGCCCCCTCCGTCACGTGTTCTCCTGCTGTCACCATAAATCCTCCAAAACGAAAAATCCCCGAGGCTGAGCTCGGGGTTCAAGCGCGCTACGACCGGCGCCTATGTCCCGAGCACCCGATCGTCGGAATTGTCGAGGGGCAGGGGCGTCGGCATCCTGGAATCCTAGCAGGGCGAAAAGGCGAAGTCAATCGCGCTCAGTAGCCGCGCGCGTAGATGAGCTGGTCAAAGCGCCTCAGCAGGAAGGCGAGCAGGGTGAGCTGCGTGATGAGCCCCAACCCGAGGAAGAACCACGCGCCGGGGCTGCCGTCCACAAAGCTCCAGAGGGCCCTGAGCGGCCAGTAGGGCGGAAAGACCAGGCCCACGGCGTACTGCCAGGGCAGGGGCAGGGTGTAGGCGGCGACGGGTAGAAGGGTGAGCGCGTTGAGCACCTTCATGACGCCGAAGCCCTGTACCTTGTTTTCCGCGAGCGCCACGAAGAGGAGCGCCGTGAGGGGCGCAATTAGCGAGGCGACGAGCGCAGTCGCCAGGAGCCTGCCCGGCGCCAGCAGCACCAGGTCCGCCAGGGACCAGGCGACGGGCGTGAGCACGGCGCTCAAGAGGGCGGCGGCGGCCGTCCGGTAGAGCAGATAGCCGCGCAGCGGCACCGGTGTGACCCGAAGCGCCTCCAGGGTCCGCTCGTCGCGCTCGTCGAGCAGCATGAAGCCGAGGACGATGCCGACGGCGAACGGCGTCATCAGGACGACCAAGTAGCTCACGATGAAGCCGTGGTGCGCTGCCAGCTCGAGCCCCCAATGGGCCTCCAACCAGAGGCTCAGGGGCACAAGGCCGAAGCGGAGGAAGAGCGCGGTCAGGAGCGGCACGGCCGCAATGACAAGCAAGAAGGCGTCGCGCCGGACCAGCCGCAGGTCGTTGGCGCCGAGGCGCAAGATGCGCGTGAGCGGGCGCACGGCTAGGCCGCTCGCCGCTCGATGACGTGACGGTCGAATGCGCCTTCCGCCCAGACGAAGGCGGCGAGCAGCGTCAAGGGCGTGTAGAGGACGGCGTAGAGGATTTGCCAGGACCCCTGCCCGCCAAAGGCTCCCTGCAAGAGGAGAAGCGGCGCCTGCGTCGGCCAGAGGTAGAAGAGGGGGTGCCAGAGGCCGATCAGGCCCAACGCCGGGATGAAAAGGGGCGCCACGACGAAGGGCGCTGTGACGACAAAGTGCGTCACCGAGCGGTAGCGCACCACCACGACGAGGCCGAGCAGGGTGTAGAGGGCCGCCAGACCGACGAGACCCGGCAGCAGGAAGAACAGGTTCACCGCGGACAGCGTTGGCAAGCTGCCGTAAGCGAAGAGGAGGATGACCAGACTCTCGGCTGTGCCCAGAAGCGTCAGGCTGACAACTTTCGAGAGCAGGTAGGCCCTAGGAGGCAGCGGCGTGACGGCGAGCGCGTCCAGGCTGCCCTCGCCCCGCTCGAAGAGCAACATGGCGGCGCAGAACATAAAGGTGCTGCTGCCCAGCCACAGGAAAAAGAGGCCGGGCAGGAACTCGGCCAAAGCCTCGCCGGGGACGAAGGCGCGCAGGAGGACCGCGAGCAGCACGGTGGTGAGGGCGGTGAAGAGGTAGAGGTGGTTGCGCCGCTGCAGGGCCAAGTCGAGCCGCAAGGTGGCGGTGAAGCCGTTTACGTCAGCCCTTGTCACGCCAGCCCCTGACCGGTGACGCGGAGGAACACCGTTTCCAAGGTGACCTCCTGGCTATGGATGGTCTGGACGGTCTCCTGGCGCAGGAGCCTCAGAAAGTCCGCGTTTTGACCTAGGCCGTCTAGAGAAAAGTCGCGGCTTGCGCTGCTGCCCTCGCCGTACTCGACCCTGACTGTGCGCTCGGCGTGCTCGAGCTTGAGCGTCTTGGGCGCGCCGACGGCCTTGATCTCGCCGTCCGCGATAAAGGCGACCCGGTCGCAGAGCTCGTCGGCGGCGCTCATGTTGTGGGTGGTCAGAAAGACGGTGGTGCCCGTCGTCCTCTTTTCCAGGATGAGGTCCTTGACGACCTTGGCATTGGCCGGGTCAAGACCCGAGGTCGGCTCGTCGAGAAAGAGCAAGCGCGGCTTGTTGAGCAGCGCGCGGGCGAAGCTGAGGCGCATTTGCATGCCCTTGGAATAGCGGGCGACCAGGAGGTGGGCGGCGTCGGTGAGGCCGAGCCGCTCGAGCAGCCCCTCCGGTGCCTCGGTATCGCCGCTGTAGAGCGAGCGGAAGTAGGCGAGGTTTTCCAAGCCGCTCAGCTTGAGGAAGTGGTTGGGCAGCTCGAAGCTCACGCCGACGGTTTCAAAGTAGTCGGCGCCGCGCTCGCGCAGCTCCTTGCCCATCACCCTTACGCTGCCCCCGTAGCCCCTCAAGAGGCCGGTCAGAACCCTTTGC
The Deinococcota bacterium genome window above contains:
- a CDS encoding tripartite tricarboxylate transporter substrate binding protein; amino-acid sequence: MRLFKVFLVVLAVLGFALAQYPERALTYVIPFDPGGESDITARLQQPHLEDMLGVGITVTHRPGGGGAVGWGEFQRSAQADGYQIIGVNTPHIIAQPSLRGDAGYETDGFELISWFHFTPSALIVRQDSPFETLDDLIDFARNNPQVVTVAGTGTFTHNHFQTLRLEREAEIDLTYIPFSGTGALKPAILGGHVSVLMTNSTAGVELGDEVRILAVAAEERVPALPDAPTFRELGYDIVGGAYRGVAAPTGTPPEIIEALADAFGRVNEIIGEQQELQGYVMTDLRGDEAVALIEQIREDYEDILQEAGEQ
- a CDS encoding sulfate ABC transporter ATP-binding protein — encoded protein: MSIEVKGINKRFGHFAALDDLSLEVETGELLALLGPSGSGKTTLLRIIAGLEGADTGTVHFHGEEATSRSVQDRQVGFVFQHYALFRHMNVFENVAFGLRVKPRRTRPSPVELERKVREILELVQIDWLARRHPSQLSGGQRQRVALARALVTEPKVLLLDEPFGALDAKVRKELRRWLRRLHNDMHITSVFVTHDQEEALEVADRVVVMNRGRIEQLGTPEEVYDHPASPFVYEFLGDVNRLSRGVHSGVPGEVSYVRPHDLEVSRHSAHPEAVRAVIDHIVPIGPTVRLELRHADDDSTIEAEMSKDHYRSLNLAEGQQIFVTPRRHKVFTPA
- the cysW gene encoding sulfate ABC transporter permease subunit CysW, which produces MQTISDPRPALTPAATGESPLVRWGLIGLALAFLGLFLFLPLVTVFAQALSRGLALYLSSFTDPYTLSAIRLTLLTAAIAVPLNLVFGVAAAWAIAKFDFAGKSVLITLIDLPFAVSPVIAGLVFVLLFGAQGLLSPWLQEHDIKIIFAVPGIVLATMFVTFPFVARELIPLMQEQGNDEEEAALILGASGLQTFWRVTLPNIRWGLLYGVILCNARAMGEFGAVSVVSGHIRGLTNTMPLHVEILYNEYNFVAAFAVASLLASLAVLTLIAKSIVEWRAERELAAATLEARKEAP
- the cysT gene encoding sulfate ABC transporter permease subunit CysT, with amino-acid sequence MTSVLKKRSVLPGFGLTLGFSLFYLGVLVLIPLAALALRSSSLSPAAFWAIMSDPRVLASFRLSFGASFVAASLNAVFGLLVAWVLVRYTFPGKRVVDALVDLPFALPTAVAGIALTAIYARNGLIGGLLEPYGLRIAFTPLGIIIALTFIGLPFVVRTVQPVLQDLEKEIEEAAASLGASRLQTFSRILLPTLLPSLLTGFALAFARALGEYGSVVFISGNMPMRTEIVPLLIITKLEQYDYAGATAIAVVMLVISFALLLIINLLQSWSGRKHAPH
- a CDS encoding sulfate ABC transporter substrate-binding protein, producing MRTTAARFIVCLLTFGFSALASAQSVTLLNVSYDPTRELYQEFNTAFAAYWLAETGQSVTVNQSHGGSGSQARAVIDGLEADVVTLALAYDIDAISDRGLIAPDWQTRLPGNASPYTSTLAFLVREGNPKNIQDWDDLLRDDVEVITPNPKTSGVARWNYLAAWGYALESSGGDEAVARDFVAGLYRNVPVLDSGARGATTTFIERGIGDVLINWENELLLAVNVLGPDDFDIVVPSVSILAEPPVAVVDQNVDRRGSREVAEAYLEYLYTEEGQEIAARHYYRPTLEAVVVRYAEQFPEVNLFTVDEVFGGWRAAQEAHFADGGSFDQIYTPGR
- a CDS encoding YezD family protein: MSQERDEAVAAASETVRRILAAIKSLRYGSLEITVHDGRVVQIERKEKMRLDRKGEEE
- a CDS encoding YezD family protein, producing the protein MMKPSPRSSEPQPREGLEEAILAALKGIRFGSVEITVHDARVVQIERKERFRPGDEGGAPIGNVAS
- a CDS encoding Rrf2 family transcriptional regulator, whose product is MLTKKTKYALKALTSLAQEYDRGPVLIAELARRERIPRKFLELILLELKNQGILRSKKGKGGGYALGRKPEAISLGHVMRVLGGPLAPLPCVSQSAYQPCEECLDEASCRIRLVMKDVRDATTEILDNTSLADLMRRGDAAPLPLEVIAPGSHRLSAGAVSLALDEPHREDADDET
- the aspS gene encoding aspartate--tRNA(Asn) ligase, with protein sequence MVTAGEHVTEGARVLVANLGEYVGREVSLRGWVHSRRDLGGVQFLLLRDRSGVVQCVFHKTAIPIGESCVRVEGKVVEAAKAPGGLELQASALTVLSPALEPAPIEISKEDWHANPETLLEYRHVSLRGLKARATLKVQAELVRAFRRYLNAADFTEIFTPKLVAAGAEGGANLFEVDYYGKRAYLAQSPQLYKQIMVGVYERVYEVAPVYRAELSHTSRHLSEYLSLDVEMGFIDSEDEVMDLEEALLKRMMADVGESCRAELGLMGRALPNLEVSFPRIPLLEARELVAERYGHNTGGKDLDPEAERLIGRWALEEHGSDFVFVTRYPQAARPFYTYPTGDGLSRGLDLIFRGVEITSGGQRIHDYAMLVGELERRGLDKEAFSGYLEVFKYGMPPHGGFAIGAERLTALLLGIGNVRFARAFPRDGSRLQP
- a CDS encoding ABC transporter permease: MTRADVNGFTATLRLDLALQRRNHLYLFTALTTVLLAVLLRAFVPGEALAEFLPGLFFLWLGSSTFMFCAAMLLFERGEGSLDALAVTPLPPRAYLLSKVVSLTLLGTAESLVILLFAYGSLPTLSAVNLFFLLPGLVGLAALYTLLGLVVVVRYRSVTHFVVTAPFVVAPLFIPALGLIGLWHPLFYLWPTQAPLLLLQGAFGGQGSWQILYAVLYTPLTLLAAFVWAEGAFDRHVIERRAA
- a CDS encoding ABC transporter ATP-binding protein, whose protein sequence is MIEVRTLRYCYPKAAEAAVRGISFDVSTGEIFGFLGPSGAGKSTTQRVLTGLLRGYGGSVRVMGKELRERGADYFETVGVSFELPNHFLKLSGLENLAYFRSLYSGDTEAPEGLLERLGLTDAAHLLVARYSKGMQMRLSFARALLNKPRLLFLDEPTSGLDPANAKVVKDLILEKRTTGTTVFLTTHNMSAADELCDRVAFIADGEIKAVGAPKTLKLEHAERTVRVEYGEGSSASRDFSLDGLGQNADFLRLLRQETVQTIHSQEVTLETVFLRVTGQGLA